The Salinirubellus salinus genome segment GCCGACGCCCTCGACGAGTATCTCGCGGGTGCCAGCGAGGCATACGAGGTCGGGATGGAGGAGTTCGTCTACGAGGACCGGCCCCGGTGGCGTGACTGGGTCGACCCGGACCTCCTGCGGGCCGCCCGTGGGCTCACGCTGCTCGGGTCGATGGACGACCACGTCTCGGCGCACGTCGACCACCCGAAACTCCGGCAGCTGCTGGAGTACACCCTCGTCTTCCTCGGCGGGTCGCCGTACAACACGCCCGCGCTCTACTCGCTGATGAGCCACGTCGACCTGAACCTCGGCGTCTACTACCCCGAGGGCGGCGTCCGGGCGGTGGTCGACGGCATCGCCCAGGTGGCGCGCGAACTCGGCGTCACGTTCGAGACGGGGTCCGAGGTGACGGGTCTCGAACGCCTGCCCGACGGCCTCCTCGTCTCGACGGCCGACGGCGAACGCGAGGCCGACCGTGTCGTGGCGAACGCCCCGCCGGCCCACGTCGAGCGGGACCTCCTCCCGCCGTCCCGCCACGACCACGGTACCGACTACTGGAACGACCGGACCTACGCGCCCAGCGCGTTCATGCTCTACCTCGGTGTCGAGGGCGAGCTGCCGGAGCTCGAGCACCACACGCTCGTCCTGCCGACGGACTGGCGTGGGCACTTCGAGTCCATCTTCGAGACCTCGGCGTGGCCCGAGGACCCGTCCTACTACGTCAACGTCCCGTCCCGGACCGACGACACCGTCGCGCCCGACGGCCACGAGACGGTGGTCGTCCTCGTGCCCGTCGCCCCCGGCCTCGACGACCCGCCCACGGTCCGGGCCCGCTTCCGCGAGCAGGTCCTCGACGACCTCGCCGAACACACCGGCGTGGACCTCCGCGACCGGATCGTCGTCGAGGAGTCGGCCTGCGTCACGGAGTTCGCCGAGTTCGGCTACCCGCAGGGGTCGGCACTCGGCCTCGCGCACACCCTCCGACAGACCGGCCCCTTCCGCCCGGACCACCGCTCTGACGCGATGCCCGGACTCTACTACACCGGGTCGTTCACCGCGCCCGGTATCGGGATGCCGATGACGCTGGTGAGCGGTGAACACGCCGCGCAGGCCGTCGTCGAGGACGCCGCGAACGAGGGCGGCGCGCTGGCGTCGCTCGGGCTGCGCTCGGACTGACTCCTCACGGCCTGCACCGTCACGCTCGGCTGACGGTTCTCGGCCCGCAGGAGTCGGCCCCCGGGGCTTTGTCCTCCCGTCGCGTCCCGGCGGCCATGCTCGACTGGACGACGACCGACGGTGCAGACACGAACCCTGCCGTCGTGTTCTTCCACCCCGCCGGGTGGACGCGACACGCGTGGACCCCACACGCCGAGCGACTGGCCCACGACTACCGGGTGGTGCGCGTGGACCTGCCGGGCCACGGTACCCACCCGGACGCGACGTTCACGATGGAGCGGGCGGTGGCCGACGTCGCCGCCGTCCTCGAAGCGGTGGACGGTGCGGTCCTCGTCGGCCACTCGCTCGGCGGGTACGTCGCCGGCCGGGTCGCCGCCGAACACGGCGACCGGGTCGAGGGACTGGTGCTCGCCGGATCGGCGTTCAACTGGCGCACGCCGGTCGGACTGGTGTTCAGCGCGATCCAGTACGTCGTCAACTACGTCTACGACGCCGCCGCACGGGTGCCTCCGCTCGCCCGCCGCCTCGAGCGCGCGCCGGTCCACGAGTCGCAGGTCCCGCCGGCAGAGGAGGCCCCCCACCCCTACCTCCCGGCGTACGCGAGCGCGCTCCGGGCGCTGGTGTTCGCCCAGTCGTGGCCGGACGTCGAGGCGTACGACGGGCCGACGCTCCTCGTCCAGGGGACCGACGACCCCCTCCCGAGTCACGCCGGGCGACTCGCCGGCCGGGCCAGGGCGGACCTCCGGTGGCTGCCCGGTGACCACTACGTCCCCGTCGACGACCCCGAGACGTTCACGGCGGTGGTGGCGCGGTTCTGCGCCGACGTGTACGGTGACCCGGCCGTCCCCGTGGAGGCGCCCGCCGAACGTCGGGAGCGGCGGCTCCGGGCGGCCGTCCAGTCGGTACGGTGACGTGAGGCCCCGGCTCGCCCGGCCCCGCTACGGGACGTGCCAGATACCCCGTCCCCGGTCCAGCACGCTCCCGACCACGACGTGTGGGAGCGCCACCACGCTGATGAAGACGCTCCAGAACGCCACGAGGCCGAGGCGGAGGTTCGGGCCGGGAATCGGGGACGGGACGAGGGTCCAGAACGCCACCGCGACGGCGGCCGTCGCCATCGCACCGGCCACCAGCACCCCCCACGCCCGGAGCGCCACGCCGCCGGCGTCGGCGTCGGGGCCACCGAGTAGATCCGCCCCGCCGAGGTCGGGTTCCTCGACGGCGAGCTCCCGGCTCACCTGCCGGAGCGAGTACCAGAGCGGGAAGTAGAGGCCGACGGCGACGACGACGGGGACGACCGCGAAGTACGTCACGAGCAGGGTCGTCTCGGCGGCGTCGGCCCCCCACGCGCCGTCCCCCGTGCGGTTCCGGAACCCCCAGCCGAGGTGCGCGAGGACGACGGCGGCGTAGCCGACGGCGACCAGCGGCCGCGTGACCGAGAAGTACGACGAGACCCCGCCGAGCCCCGCCGGGTCGACCATGCTCACCATCAGCGCGGAGAACGTGTGGAACGTGTTCGGGAACGCGACGATGGGGACGGCCATGACGGCGCCGCCGCGGGCCGCCACCGCGAGCAGTCGCTGGGGGCGCGAGCGGAGGTGGCTGGTCCCCGTCGTCGCCCGGAGGACGTGCAGGTCGCCACCGCCGCCTTTCAGCACCGCCACCCCGATGGCCAGTGCGAGGCCGGCGACGGGTGCGAGGAGGAACAGGCCGACGAACGCGCCCGCGAGCAGGAGGTAGCCGGCGACGTACGTGCCCCTGAACGTCGTCGCGCGGCGACGGAGGTTGGCGAAGTGCTCGTAGCCGCCGTGCGGGAGGTTCAGCGCGACCATCCCGAGGAGGTAGACGGCCGCCTGCGCGGTGAGCGGCACCTCGACGGCGGCGAGGTGGAGCCCGGCGAACAGGACGACCAGCCCCGCCAGCGCCGCCCGCGACGCCGTCAGCACCGTCGACTCGACACCGACCGACTCCCTGAGGTGTGTGACGCTCATCGACAGTAGATAGGGCCGGAACCGGGTTCGCACCCGACCCGAAACAGTACGGCCCTTCTTGAGGGGGGTATCGCTGATTCCCACGCCGTAGTACTGCGGGCAGGTGGTAAGGGGGGTACGGGTGGAACCGCACGGTATGTACACCCACGCGGACAGCGAGGTGGCACGGGAACTGGCCGAACGCGCCGAGCGACTGATGGAGGAGGTCGTCCTCCCGAAGGAGCGCGAACTCGCGGCGGGCACCGCCGTCTCTCGCGGGACCGTCCGGGAACTCCGCGAGGCGGCCCGCGAGTACGAGGTCTACGCGCCACAGGTGAGCGAGGAGTGGGGTGGGATGGGCTACTCGTTCCGCGACGTGCTGCCCACGTTCGAGGAGGCGGGCCGCTCGCCGCTCGGTGCCACCGCGATGCACGTCGCGGCGCCCGACGAGGGGAACATGCACCTGCTGGAACTCGTGGGGACCGAGCTCCAGAAGGAGCAGTACCTCGCGCCGCTCGTCGAGGACAAGCTCCGCTCGGGCTTCTCGATGACCGAGCCGACGCCCGGTGCCGGGTCGGACCCGAAGATGGTCCGGACCACCGCCGAGAAGGACGGCGACGAGTGGGTCATCGACGGCCACAAGTGGTGGACCACGCAGGGCGTCGAGGCGGACGTGCTGGTCGTCCTCGCGCGCACGGACCCGGACGTCCACCCCTACGAGGGGTGTTCGCTGTTCCTCGTCCCCGCCGAGGCACCGGGTGTCGACGTGGAGCGGAACATCCCGCACATCGGCGGGACCACGCGCGGCGTGAGTCACGCCGAGATCGTCTACGACGGGGTGCGGGTGCCCGAGGAGCACCTGCTCGGCGAGGAGGGAGAGGGGTTCAGCCACGTCCAGCAGCGACTCGGCCCGGCCCGCCTGACGCACTGCATGCGCTACACGGGGATGGCCCAGCGCGCGCTCGACATCGCCACCGCGTACACCAGCGAGCGCGAGGCGTTCGACTCCACCATCGCGGAGAAGCAGGGGCCGCGCTTCGCCATCGCGGAGGCTGCGACGGACCTCCGGGCGGCCCGCGCGATGGTCCGGCAGACGGCCGACCGCATCGCCGCCGGCGAGGAGGCCCGTGTCGACGTCTCGAAGTCGAAGGTG includes the following:
- a CDS encoding phytoene desaturase family protein, which encodes MQDTTLDSESVVVVGAGFGGLSAACHLADAGADVTVLERREQLGGVAGRIERDGFRFDTGPSWYLMPDTFERFFARFGRRPETYYSLERLDPNYRVFWKDGDSASVPADRQGQRDLFESYETGAADALDEYLAGASEAYEVGMEEFVYEDRPRWRDWVDPDLLRAARGLTLLGSMDDHVSAHVDHPKLRQLLEYTLVFLGGSPYNTPALYSLMSHVDLNLGVYYPEGGVRAVVDGIAQVARELGVTFETGSEVTGLERLPDGLLVSTADGEREADRVVANAPPAHVERDLLPPSRHDHGTDYWNDRTYAPSAFMLYLGVEGELPELEHHTLVLPTDWRGHFESIFETSAWPEDPSYYVNVPSRTDDTVAPDGHETVVVLVPVAPGLDDPPTVRARFREQVLDDLAEHTGVDLRDRIVVEESACVTEFAEFGYPQGSALGLAHTLRQTGPFRPDHRSDAMPGLYYTGSFTAPGIGMPMTLVSGEHAAQAVVEDAANEGGALASLGLRSD
- a CDS encoding alpha/beta fold hydrolase, whose translation is MLDWTTTDGADTNPAVVFFHPAGWTRHAWTPHAERLAHDYRVVRVDLPGHGTHPDATFTMERAVADVAAVLEAVDGAVLVGHSLGGYVAGRVAAEHGDRVEGLVLAGSAFNWRTPVGLVFSAIQYVVNYVYDAAARVPPLARRLERAPVHESQVPPAEEAPHPYLPAYASALRALVFAQSWPDVEAYDGPTLLVQGTDDPLPSHAGRLAGRARADLRWLPGDHYVPVDDPETFTAVVARFCADVYGDPAVPVEAPAERRERRLRAAVQSVR
- a CDS encoding Brp/Blh family beta-carotene 15,15'-dioxygenase, with product MSVTHLRESVGVESTVLTASRAALAGLVVLFAGLHLAAVEVPLTAQAAVYLLGMVALNLPHGGYEHFANLRRRATTFRGTYVAGYLLLAGAFVGLFLLAPVAGLALAIGVAVLKGGGGDLHVLRATTGTSHLRSRPQRLLAVAARGGAVMAVPIVAFPNTFHTFSALMVSMVDPAGLGGVSSYFSVTRPLVAVGYAAVVLAHLGWGFRNRTGDGAWGADAAETTLLVTYFAVVPVVVAVGLYFPLWYSLRQVSRELAVEEPDLGGADLLGGPDADAGGVALRAWGVLVAGAMATAAVAVAFWTLVPSPIPGPNLRLGLVAFWSVFISVVALPHVVVGSVLDRGRGIWHVP
- a CDS encoding acyl-CoA dehydrogenase family protein, whose protein sequence is MYTHADSEVARELAERAERLMEEVVLPKERELAAGTAVSRGTVRELREAAREYEVYAPQVSEEWGGMGYSFRDVLPTFEEAGRSPLGATAMHVAAPDEGNMHLLELVGTELQKEQYLAPLVEDKLRSGFSMTEPTPGAGSDPKMVRTTAEKDGDEWVIDGHKWWTTQGVEADVLVVLARTDPDVHPYEGCSLFLVPAEAPGVDVERNIPHIGGTTRGVSHAEIVYDGVRVPEEHLLGEEGEGFSHVQQRLGPARLTHCMRYTGMAQRALDIATAYTSEREAFDSTIAEKQGPRFAIAEAATDLRAARAMVRQTADRIAAGEEARVDVSKSKVFTARAVNEAVDAAMQLVGGNGIAHDLPLAEFYTSARQFRYVDGADEVHKRVIARDEFADPATEELSPITRYRG